Proteins encoded within one genomic window of Synergistaceae bacterium:
- a CDS encoding YgeY family selenium metabolism-linked hydrolase — MAETSRRLSQTALSAGPDDLVQLCRELIRRPGISGREGEVARFTVESMRSLGFDSVTVDSYGNVVGEIVFGGDGPRLLLTAQMDHVDAGDAAEWTKYPFGAFIEDGRIYGRAASDQKGALAAMMTAASALKRESGDDLRGSLFVAGAVHQETFEREASRAIADLVEPDCVIVGEASDLALERGQRGRVEIRIDVIGRMAHSSHPEHGVNAGDVMVRFLTFLKARFRPPKDDFLGEGILVLTSLSSSPCISSGDDGCEPRPDGGAIPERCTALFDRRLLSGETLEGVARQFDEIVAEASRAIPELRAEVSLPVMEDRCYTGAPIRGSRFAPAWTMPAGSPFLQSLSRALDDAGLRSEISSRPGFGTNGCHYAAERNIPTVIYGPSRRELVHTVDEYIDIDALLGSCAGYGAMARMLLTPASSWARGRFSSEGEGS; from the coding sequence ATGGCCGAGACAAGCCGGAGGCTGAGCCAGACCGCGTTGAGCGCGGGCCCTGACGATCTCGTTCAGCTGTGCAGGGAGCTCATCCGCCGTCCCGGAATCTCAGGGCGGGAGGGGGAGGTCGCTCGCTTCACCGTGGAGAGCATGCGCTCTCTTGGCTTCGATTCCGTGACAGTTGATTCCTACGGCAACGTGGTGGGCGAGATCGTCTTCGGCGGAGATGGCCCCAGGCTGCTGCTCACGGCTCAGATGGATCACGTCGACGCGGGCGACGCGGCTGAGTGGACGAAGTACCCGTTCGGCGCATTCATCGAGGACGGGCGCATCTACGGCAGGGCCGCCTCCGATCAGAAGGGCGCTCTCGCAGCCATGATGACAGCTGCCTCAGCCCTCAAGAGGGAGTCCGGCGACGACCTGCGCGGCAGCCTGTTCGTCGCGGGCGCCGTCCACCAGGAGACTTTCGAGAGGGAGGCGTCCAGGGCGATAGCCGACCTCGTCGAGCCGGACTGCGTCATTGTCGGAGAGGCGTCGGACCTGGCGCTCGAGCGAGGCCAGAGGGGACGGGTGGAGATCCGAATCGACGTCATAGGCAGGATGGCCCACTCGTCGCACCCGGAGCACGGGGTGAACGCGGGCGACGTGATGGTGCGATTTCTCACCTTTCTAAAGGCTCGTTTCAGGCCGCCGAAGGACGATTTCCTGGGCGAGGGGATCCTCGTGCTGACGAGCCTCTCCTCCTCTCCGTGCATAAGCTCGGGCGATGACGGTTGCGAGCCCCGTCCCGACGGCGGAGCGATCCCCGAGAGGTGCACGGCTCTGTTCGATCGCCGCCTACTCTCAGGGGAGACGCTCGAGGGAGTGGCGCGCCAGTTCGACGAGATAGTCGCCGAAGCCTCACGCGCCATTCCGGAGCTTCGCGCCGAGGTCTCCCTTCCCGTGATGGAGGACAGGTGCTACACGGGCGCCCCCATCAGGGGGAGCCGCTTCGCCCCGGCCTGGACCATGCCCGCCGGGTCGCCCTTTCTCCAGTCTCTCTCCCGCGCCCTGGACGACGCCGGGCTTCGCTCGGAGATCTCCTCCAGGCCGGGCTTCGGCACCAACGGCTGCCACTACGCGGCCGAGCGAAACATCCCCACGGTTATATACGGCCCCTCGAGGAGGGAGCTTGTCCACACTGTGGACGAGTACATCGACATAGACGCGCTCTTGGGATCGTGCGCAGGCTACGGGGCGATGGCGCGAATGTTGCTGACGCCGGCCTCGTCATGGGCGCGCGGGCGTTTTTCAAGCGAAGGGGAGGGATCCTGA